A window of the Gossypium hirsutum isolate 1008001.06 unplaced genomic scaffold, Gossypium_hirsutum_v2.1 scaffold_34, whole genome shotgun sequence genome harbors these coding sequences:
- the LOC121226252 gene encoding uncharacterized protein, whose translation MEKCNGCGNRCWNGEFRCGKCRFAVDFGCLALPHSALHKIDEHKLKLTYHDDKEQSYCDICEQYRDPSLWYYSCSICDTSAHIECVLGQFPFLKDGVTYPFHYHNHHHALKFFRKVEGFPEFSRCRKFCQEEILKCEKSTCNYIVHNKYNCIEVTKLKLKAL comes from the exons ATGGAGAAATGTAATGGTTGTGGCAATAGGTGTTGGAATGGTGAATTCAGATGTGGAAAGTGCAGATTTGCTGTGGATTTTGGATGCTTAGCATTACCACATTCAGCTCTTCACAAAATTGATGAACACAAGCTAAAGCTTACTTATCATGATGATAAGGAGCAAAGTTATTGTGATATTTGTGAGCAATATAGAGATCCAAGCCTTTGGTACTATTCTTGTTCAATCTGCGATACTTCTGCTCATATCGAATGTGTTCTTGGACAATTTCCATTTCTTAAAGATGGGGTCACATATCCTTTTCATTATCACAATCATCATCATGCTCTTAAATTTTTTAGGAAGGTTGAGGGCTTCCCTGAATTCTCTCGTTGTAGAAAGTTTTGCCAAGAAGAAATTCTCAAGTGTGAAAAGTCTACATGCAACTATATTGTCCACAACAAATACAATTGCATTGAGGTCACTAAGCTTAAGCTTAAAGCTTTGTG A